A window of Cryptomeria japonica chromosome 3, Sugi_1.0, whole genome shotgun sequence contains these coding sequences:
- the LOC131034257 gene encoding wax ester synthase/diacylglycerol acyltransferase 11 isoform X1, whose translation MKTANSISLVESKLACPENTRDDGDGLEEANIQLSEIVVKKADDVNHMVNISKHEEPLSPAACIASNTLVDSYILTIVGFKKEIDINSLKISLQNNLGEHQRFSSIVVKDKHNNLKWCLREVVIEEHVIVPSLSPSIAENPYLVNEYTSSLVTAPPLNPCKPLWEVHVLNVPSEDAAASLVFRIHHSLGDCISMVSLILNSTSKANNNSQAPPTIPQRTTADQRPKGFLQIVYNVLVRLWLTFVFLHEVGITLLWKHDRNLLIGGRRADVCSKRLAYVTLGMDDICFVKKAVNGALNDVIMGALSAGLVRYMSRQQNDQVKNNSVPQRATTHKNSRLRAMVAVNMRQFPILKDLDRNMKSPSKAMWGNKLGFWMFPFPMSHYGDPLQYCRDTTMMSRKKKLSFEASASYAISKYMPTKLAAYLSKKFTTILTLGFSNVMGPVEEIQYGDNPVAHIIPTAHVNNCSIVIHFISYGGKGKLVALVSEDVVPDPLQLCQDCADALQLMKQAAHGTSVHSS comes from the exons ATGAAGACAGCCAACAGTATTTCACTGGTAGAAAGCAAACTTGCTTGTCCGGAAAATACTCGTGACGATGGTGATGGTTTGGAAGAGGCCAATATACAGCTTAGCGAGATCGTAGTGAAGAAAGCAGATGATGTAAATCACATGGTTAATATTTCCAAGCATGAAGAACCCTTGAGTCCAGCGGCATGCATCGCCTCTAATACATTGGTAGATAGTTACATCTTAACCATTGTGGGATTCAAAAAAGAAATCGACATCAATTCGTTGAAAATTTCACTGCAAAATAATCTGGGAGAGCACCAAAGATTCTCTAGCATTGTG GTAAAGGACAAGCACAACAATCTGAAGTGGTGTTTAAGAGAGGTGGTGATAGAGGAACATGTTATTGTTCCTAGCCTAAGCCCCTCAATTGCAGAAAATCCCTACCTTGTGAATGAATATACAAGCTCTTTGGTGACTGCTCCTCCTCTCAATCCATGCAAGCCTCTTTGGGAAGTTCATGTATTGAATGTTCCATCCGAGGATGCAGCAGCCAGCCTTGTGTTCAGAATCCATCATTCACTTGGAGATTGTATCTCTATGGTATCCCTAATTCTCAATTCCACAAGCAAAGCCAACAATAATTCTCAAGCCCCACCCACCATTCCACAACGTACAACCGCTGACCAAAGACCCAAAGGTTTTCTGCAAATTGTGTACAATGTGCTTGTCAGGCTTTGGCTTACATTCGTTTTTCTGCACGAGGTTGGGATCACTCTGCTATGGAAACATGATAGGAATTTATTGATAGGAGGAAGGAGAGCTGATGTTTGTTCAAAGCGTCTGGCTTACGTGACTCTCGGCATGGATGATATCTGCTTTGTTAAAAAAGCAGTGAATGGG GCATTGAATGATGTCATTATGGGAGCGCTCTCTGCTGGACTCGTCCGCTATATGAGCAGACAACAAAATG ATCAAGTTAAAAATAACTCGGTCCCACAAAGAGCGACAACACATAAGAATTCAAGACTGCGAGCAATGGTGGCAGTAAATATGAGGCAGTTTCCCATACTTAAG GATCTGGATAGGAACATGAAAAGCCCATCGAAAGCTATGTGGGGTAACAAACTAGGTTTCTGGATGTTTCCTTTTCCGATGTCTCACTATGGAGATCCCCTTCAATACTGTCGTGATACAACAATGATGTCAAGGAAGAAGAAGTTATCTTTCGAGGCCTCTGCCTCATACGCCATAAGCAAGTACATGCCAACTAAG TTGGCGGCATATTTATCCAAGAAATTTACCACAATACTTACATTGGGCTTCTCCAATGTAATGGGGCCAGTGGAAGAGATTCAATACGGGGATAACCCAGTTGCTCACATTATTCCTACGGCCCACGTTAACAATTGT TCGATAGTGATACATTTCATAAGCTATGGTGGAAAAGGGAAGCTGGTTGCATTAGTCTCGGAAGACGTAGTTCCTGATCCGCTTCAGCTTTGTCAGGATTGCGCCGACGCTCTCCAACTCATGAAACAAGCCGCACATGGAACTTCAGTGCATTCATCTTGA
- the LOC131034257 gene encoding wax ester synthase/diacylglycerol acyltransferase 8 isoform X2 yields MKTANSISLVESKLACPENTRDDGDGLEEANIQLSEIVVKKADDVNHMVNISKHEEPLSPAACIASNTLVDSYILTIVGFKKEIDINSLKISLQNNLGEHQRFSSIVVKDKHNNLKWCLREVVIEEHVIVPSLSPSIAENPYLVNEYTSSLVTAPPLNPCKPLWEVHVLNVPSEDAAASLVFRIHHSLGDCISMVSLILNSTSKANNNSQAPPTIPQRTTADQRPKGFLQIVYNVLVRLWLTFVFLHEVGITLLWKHDRNLLIGGRRADVCSKRLAYVTLGMDDICFVKKAVNGALNDVIMGALSAGLVRYMSRQQNDQVKNNSVPQRATTHKNSRLRAMVAVNMRQFPILKLAAYLSKKFTTILTLGFSNVMGPVEEIQYGDNPVAHIIPTAHVNNCSIVIHFISYGGKGKLVALVSEDVVPDPLQLCQDCADALQLMKQAAHGTSVHSS; encoded by the exons ATGAAGACAGCCAACAGTATTTCACTGGTAGAAAGCAAACTTGCTTGTCCGGAAAATACTCGTGACGATGGTGATGGTTTGGAAGAGGCCAATATACAGCTTAGCGAGATCGTAGTGAAGAAAGCAGATGATGTAAATCACATGGTTAATATTTCCAAGCATGAAGAACCCTTGAGTCCAGCGGCATGCATCGCCTCTAATACATTGGTAGATAGTTACATCTTAACCATTGTGGGATTCAAAAAAGAAATCGACATCAATTCGTTGAAAATTTCACTGCAAAATAATCTGGGAGAGCACCAAAGATTCTCTAGCATTGTG GTAAAGGACAAGCACAACAATCTGAAGTGGTGTTTAAGAGAGGTGGTGATAGAGGAACATGTTATTGTTCCTAGCCTAAGCCCCTCAATTGCAGAAAATCCCTACCTTGTGAATGAATATACAAGCTCTTTGGTGACTGCTCCTCCTCTCAATCCATGCAAGCCTCTTTGGGAAGTTCATGTATTGAATGTTCCATCCGAGGATGCAGCAGCCAGCCTTGTGTTCAGAATCCATCATTCACTTGGAGATTGTATCTCTATGGTATCCCTAATTCTCAATTCCACAAGCAAAGCCAACAATAATTCTCAAGCCCCACCCACCATTCCACAACGTACAACCGCTGACCAAAGACCCAAAGGTTTTCTGCAAATTGTGTACAATGTGCTTGTCAGGCTTTGGCTTACATTCGTTTTTCTGCACGAGGTTGGGATCACTCTGCTATGGAAACATGATAGGAATTTATTGATAGGAGGAAGGAGAGCTGATGTTTGTTCAAAGCGTCTGGCTTACGTGACTCTCGGCATGGATGATATCTGCTTTGTTAAAAAAGCAGTGAATGGG GCATTGAATGATGTCATTATGGGAGCGCTCTCTGCTGGACTCGTCCGCTATATGAGCAGACAACAAAATG ATCAAGTTAAAAATAACTCGGTCCCACAAAGAGCGACAACACATAAGAATTCAAGACTGCGAGCAATGGTGGCAGTAAATATGAGGCAGTTTCCCATACTTAAG TTGGCGGCATATTTATCCAAGAAATTTACCACAATACTTACATTGGGCTTCTCCAATGTAATGGGGCCAGTGGAAGAGATTCAATACGGGGATAACCCAGTTGCTCACATTATTCCTACGGCCCACGTTAACAATTGT TCGATAGTGATACATTTCATAAGCTATGGTGGAAAAGGGAAGCTGGTTGCATTAGTCTCGGAAGACGTAGTTCCTGATCCGCTTCAGCTTTGTCAGGATTGCGCCGACGCTCTCCAACTCATGAAACAAGCCGCACATGGAACTTCAGTGCATTCATCTTGA